TTCGATGGGACAGAGCATGCGATAGCAGCCCTGCCTCCGTACAATGTACAGATTTGTTTAGTTTTGTAGAAAAACTGCTCCTTACGCACACATACAGCTTGGGGGCACAGCTAAAAACCTGGTGGTTACAGGTGACGGACCCCACCGATCTgttgttgatgacctattctgatgatgGATCATCAATAGGCAGAAGTGGGGgagaccttttaaccccttcctgcgccAGGGCGTAAGTTTGTCCTGGCAGCGGAGTACTTCCCGCACCAGGGCGTAAacacgtcctggggatagcgcgagattataagagatctcgtgctatcccgcagcgggagccggctgtcagtgatagtcggcctcccgctgcaacagtgggtgtgcatcggagatgcgcccccgctcttaaccccttcactgccgctatttatgtagatcacggcatgggaagggtttacagagggagcgtgctccctctgtgacgttgccgggctctcgcgatataatcgcagagagcctggctggttgccatggcaacagggtgccagatactggcgtcctgtattgccagagcccgttatcgctgtataagcgataaggcattgcaggagagaactcctgcaatgccttatcacagcgatcatcagtgctgtgctgtaagtcccccagagggacacaaatagtgttttaaaaaaatgtacaaaaaagaaatgtaaaaccctctttaggtgctttttctcatattggcataaagttaaaaaatattaaaatcccaCACACTTGGTATTGTCcttaacgacgtgtacaataagttgaacatgctttttattctgcacagcaaaaagcgtaaaaaaagcttaaaaaaaaactcaggcaaaatgctaatttttagcagtttgcctcacaaaaaacgtaataagtgatcaaaaaagccgtatgtacttcaaaatggtaccaataaaaaaaactgcagcccCCACACAGCTCAGTatgtagaaaagtaaaaaaaaaaaggttcaggactttgaatgcagcgatttagaaaataaaaaagatttccaaaaaagggtttttattgcaaaaaagtggtaaaacctaaaaaaaagaattttggtatcgttgtaatttcTGGCCGCAGAAAAATGggtttgtcatttatgctgcatgattaacgctgtaaaaaaatctatggcagaattgatgcagtttctctccgttatcataaaaaaataagttttacagtAGTCTACGTACCCaagaatggaaccaataaaaactacagtttgccacgccaaaaaaaaccccttatacggccgcgttaacagaaaattaaaaaagttatagcttttgaaaaatggagatgaaaacccaccaaaaatcgttgcgttaaccttaaggggttaatgatttcTTCTTAACATGATAGCCAGATAAATGTGCTCATTCAAAAGGTTATGCGCAAAAACATTATTTAAGATCACATAATACAAGACTTTATTTTCTTTCTAGATCTTTTCAATCTTCTCCTTTGCTACATGTGGTGGATACAGTGGAGAGACCAGTATGAATGTAACCTGTCATCCCAGTCCCAATATCACCCAAAACGAATTGATTGTAGCCAAATTTGCATATCCTTTTAGGTAAGTGGTGTTGGAGACTATTACTGTGTTTGCCATTTGTGCAGTGTAGTAAGTATAATGGATACAGCAGGTAAGTGAGCTGAGGAGGAGAAGTGTTAAGCTTATGGCAGAGCTTTGTGCATTGATCCTGCATGGTAACTTAGTGTGGAGGTGTACAGGCCCTGTCAGAATTTGTATGAACAAAGATTCTGTGCtcggggcctcgtgtggcgcagagtgttaaggcagcagtatgcagtcctaagctcttgctcacaacctgaaggttgcaagttcaacccCCAAAATGGTTTAGGTAGCTgtctcaaggttgattcagccttccattcttcagaGGTctgtaaaaggagtacccagcttggtggggggtaataaattacctgaaggcgctgtggaataagttgacgTTCTACAAATAGTCCCTTTTCACTTTGCTTAAAGCAGAATCAATAGGATAATTTTTGGATATGTTTTGGACAAGTGTTTTCAGACTATGGGCCAATATCTGCAGAGGCTCTTGGTAACCCAACAGACTTTCTAAATGGGAAGCTTGATAAAGTTCCCAACGTAGACCCTAAACGTCCATAGGGTTCCATCAGCACGATTGTAGGCAAAAAGGTGTCCTTTTCACCTCCATCTGGCCAGTACACATCAATATGCTGCAAAAAAGGATGGAATAGCAGTGTATCGAACGCTATTCTATATAGCGGTGTCCGGTGGCTAAAAGGTatacttccttttattttttttctatatacaaTGGGTCCAGTGGTTGACAGATTCTACCATATGGTATACTGAGGCTGTGTGAGCAAAGCCTAATAATGGATTAGTGAGTCCTACCTCCCAGCGTTCCATCCCAGGCTACTGTCTTATTCCCTGAAAACGGAATCTAGATGTTTCCGTTGCTCATTGGATATATGGATCCACAATTGACTGGAGAAAGTGACATATATAAAATTTAAATAAAGCTGTCAATTGTATGCTTGTCTTTGTATTTTAATTCAAATgctgtattccccccccccccccttttttcccctattttttcAGGTTAAATACAGTCAAATTCATGGTACCAAGTAGCCCGTTCTGTGAACAACCATGGCAAGAGTGGCACCTTACCGGTGACTATTCCTCATCTGCGGAATTTTATGTTACAGTTGCAGTCTTTgcctttctttactgtattggtGCACTTGTCTTGTATCTTGGCTTCAGGCATCTTTATCAGGACTCTAGAAAACTGCCATTAATTGTAAGTATCATGCTGTAGAAGTGATACTGAAATTCTTTTGATACTTGTAATAGCATTGATGGTGACGTAAGAACAAAAATAGTCGCATTACCCTTATATTGATCGTCATGTTATCCTCTGTTCTGTGCACGGATAAACTCTGAGCATCACAAGTCCAATAATCTCCCAACGAGAGAAGATCCAGCTTCAAGGAAGGACAATGGTAAAACACTTGGCTGCTTTGTGTACAAAATAAGAATGGTTACAAGCGCAGCATAGCAagataggctgggttcacacgggacggaatttacATGCGGCAATTCTGTGCACGGCTCCtagtcccgggattagccagccatgtgaacaagattttgcaaaaatctcgtccacgcagTGGGgtcaatccgttgcggcaaagccgggtGGAAATGGACATGCGGCGTGGAATTCAATTCTGTGGCATGTCAatgcctcactcctctctatggggagagaaagctgcagcaaAATGCCGGAGGCCGAACTGCCCCAAAACCCATGCaaaatgccgcgggttttgaagctgcggctacCCCGccgaaatctcgtggtttttctgTGCAGCCAAGCCGCGGcatttctgtcccatgtgaacccagccttagtctgGTTTATTGTTTCAGATGGAAGTGTCTTTAATCATAAGATTTCTGACAGGTGAAATGTGCGGTCTCCTTAAAATACGTAACAAAATGGTCTCGTATTTCATTCTAGCCGATGCTTGCTAGCTAAGGAAAAGGCATAAGACCACAAAATAATGCTATGAAAGGAAAAAACGAATATTGGTAAATTGCATTCGGCCTAAAATTTAAAGTGCCACTCCAGCAAAACTGCATGTCTTCATGCCTCCActtctcacctgattgcctgtcaccctCTGAaggtctcttctgtgtattcTAGCTACTTCATGCCTGTCGGCCACCGTCTTGAGAGTGAGATTCCTTGCTTTCATTtttaatcaatcccatgatgcatcagcacagccagCTATACCATTCTTTccagctggggggagagagtttaatTATTTTAATAAGCTAAGGAActtaaatatacagtcaggagaatgaactgtgatctcctttattataactttGTGACAGGAGTTTTATGTGGCAGGAGTTTAATCCTCATCCGTAACTGTAACAGGAGATTCTGTATTCCCCCTTCAGGCCTCcctcagagatttttttttttcttttttgtacagcgtttagcgctgccttttcagcactgcgctaaactctgtacaaagctactattcatttcaatggggctcccCACACaagcgtcttcaacgctgcgcttagAACATGTATTACTGTCAATCTGTGGCCGGTTTCAGCTGTGCATCGCCCACTGAAATGGGCAGCAGagtcagtgctgctgaaaacgtggcacaacttgatGCCACCTTTTTGACAACCCTAAATGTAAGCGCTAGCTACAGtatctttaaaataaaaaaaatcatcaatactCGCCTAGCAAGCACCGtcctggtccctcccgctgctctccggagctcttgACACTTctcagattggctgagccagcgctggatgcaccaatcacagccattcaatgaatggctgtgattggtgcatccagcgctggctgtgattggctgaacccgTGAGTTCAGCCAATCggagcaatttcttgctggaggcgggctcTATAACCCCTCATCATTAGCAAAAGATTCTCtgtcggcgatgacaagtgcAGGGAAGCCTACCCGGAGCTTCAAAGAGTAGCAGCAGGGACCCAGacggcgccagctaggtgagtatgcttttttttttttctgctgcgtttTCAAATGTTCGAGAACGCTGCTGAAatcgcagtaaacgcagcattgaaaatgctgcgtttctgcaaactgtgtgagggaggcctaaccgTTTCAGTGGTAGATGTATATAACACAGAAAATAAGAAATTGCTTAGAAAATAAATCCATAACCGTCAAGCAGATCTGAGCacgtcagaattgagatcacatgaccgtccgaggaaaaagaggccaggagtttcagacaaaAAAATATGGTAACACTAATATAAATAATGTGGTGGCTACCGAATGAATGATAAAGAAAAAATTACCGGAGTGgccctaagttatggtgctgctagAGGAGGTGTTGGGAAGCCAGGGACGTGTTCTTGTATTTTTAAATGCTCTTCCCCAATCCCACGTTGTCACCTGCTGAAGTCCACGCCTGccatgaaaatctgactttttttcaCATTACCGTGCACACGTTCTCATAAGTCTGTCCCCTGTAAGCCTAGACTTTCTATTACTGCAAAAGTAAGAGGAGAGATCATCGTGTATTAGTGAGAAATATCTGGATGCTGATGCCATATTAACAGTCTGCAGGTTTATTGCATCTGATGCCTAATTGGCTAAAATTAAACCCAACTAGTTGCATTTTTATGGCGTGTCTGAGTTTCAGCTAACAGAAATGCTTTAAGGACCCTTGCATGTGAAACACAAGGGTGCTATTGCATGAGCGGTAGTGTTCATATTTTATGGACAGCTCCTGCGCTCATAGGTGCCACCCGGCAGGTAGGAATACGCTAAAGCTCGTGTAATTGTACCATAAGAACAAGACTAACTTGCTGTTCTTTAACTATTTTATATTGTATAACTAAAGCTAAGTCTTTAACTGTTATCAGTTGTTGAAGCAACTGTGTGCTTTCTTGGTGGTAACATAACTAGTATTAATAGCGGTGTTTTTATGGTTCTTGGTATGTGGCTGCTAGGCCTCGTGAATAGCTTGTTTTGACGGATTAGTCACGTGTGCAGTCTACAcgctagagaaaaaaaatcaattgccTAAGTTTGTCATTTTACCTAAAAATACATCctgtagttacatctcaggcagatatgcaaatgagtaGAATTGTGCAATTAGATGAATGAACTTGCCACCTGAGgcgcatcacatacgacagtcggtcccccccccagtaatggtATGAGGAACAATGACCGCTCAGCAATGTgttgaggacatcctgcagccacatgtgttcctctcatggcggcttccaagaggcattttccagcaggataatcctTGGCCGCTGACTATGAGGGTTtcacaggaacgcctccacaacattgtcacaccttCGTGACTTATCCGGCCGCCAgttttatcgccaatagaacgtGTGGGACAGTCTGGGACGCCAAATTCGACAGCTTACGATGttacacaatctagaggctcagttacagcaaatgtggaccaatatgccataTGATACCACGTgcaacctgtatacctccatgcccacctgtaccgcctctagcttgaatacaagaggatacaacagggtactggagcctcccttcaaggggtcagttttctgcaataaattacccttttgctctgatattgtaatcacttttatcaatgttacaatcccaCACAGTTTCATTTGATTTCAACAACTCCTAGGCGCTCTATTTTCTTTGGAGGGGGGGCGCGGCAAATAGTTTATTAATTAAAGCAcacctatttatttattttgctcttacgcaaatatatacataaacatGTTATGGCCCAGTTCATACTCTTAGTACACTTTTTACATGCAGGTGTTTAATTTCCAGACTTGGCTATAAAATGAAAATGGATTAAACTTGCTAATGTGATTTCTTCAGGCTGGAATAtgtattttaaaagtttttttttttttttctgagttaaaaaaaaaaaaaaaaagcaggttgcAGATAAGATTTCCCCCcttctttattttacactttaTCTTCACCTCTCCATTGGCCTCCCTTTTCCAGTGTTGCCGGTTTGGTCCATGAAGTGCCGGCTCACCAATCGCAGGCCTCAGCTTTCATGCGTTGTTCATGCACAGATGGCCGCTGAGGCCTGTGATTTGGTGAGTAATGAATAGTACATGATAGCTGCATTCACTTCTAGGATCTGACTGGAGCCTCTGTGTTTGGCAGGGAGGCAAGTGAACAGGCAAgcatagtgttttgttttttgtctttttttttcacctttatcTGCTACCTGAACCTCTTACATTCCTAAATGAGTAATCATGTGAAATAGACCAAAATGCCTTTCAATGTTCGAGTTCTTATTTATACTTTTTCTTGTCTGTTCTATTTAACTGAAATGAGAACATGAGCCGTCCTGTATATCCAACCTTGCTGGTCATCTGTGCTAGTAGCAAAATAGTCAGCCCGTTCAGCCTCTGAATGTGTAGACTATCATTGAACCAACACCTGAAGTGGGTCCCTTTCTTTATGAGGAAAAAAATGGAGTATGTAGAaataagcatttttgtatatatttcaaagtgtacaaaaaaagctTTGTTAGAGTCCATAGATGGATATAGATAAAGAGGGAGATAGATATACCTGTACCTACTTTCTGCAGGAGTCGGTCTGTACTTTCTAGCATTTCCAGTGTTCAAAATTACCAGATTCTGTCCAAAATAGAACTATTTTTAatgcattaaggcctcatgtccacgggcaaaagaagaattaaaatccgcagcggattttaactcttctcccgcacgcggatccacaccccatagggatgcattgaccatccgcgggtagataaatacctgcggagggtcaataaaagtgatttttaaaaaaataaagcatgaaaaaatctggaccatgctccattttcgtgcgggtctcccgcgggcttctattgaagcctatggaagccgtccggatccgcgggagacctaaaataagaattaactcacccgcagcgggccgggagggtcttctcttcctcacggccggatctttcttgcttcggctcggcggatgtgcccggcgcatgtgcgcggcacaccggcgacgtgccgcaggcGTGccaagttcatccgccggccgaaaaagatccggcggtgaggaagagaagaccctcccggcccgctgcgggtgagttaattctgttaaattcctattttaagcgctcatgtccgcggggcaggagggacccgctacggattctccatgtagaatccgtagggggcctgattttccccgtggacatgaggcctaacacagtAGGTACCAATTGATGACTGCTATATTCAGTAAATGGCACTGTTTTGGACAGATCTGCAGATCTAGCGATAACAGCGAGATCTGGCAGTCTGAAACTAAATGCTGTTGTGGAGGGTTGCCAAGACAATATTAACATTAAGTTTGGATCTGACGCCTGCAGGTAGTTGGGTCATTTGCATatattacagatttttttaaaaatgcttattTCTGACTGggctgttaatttttttttttgtcattaaaATGACATTTCAAGTGCGGGGTCTTTATCACTGAACTTAGAAGTGAATGATAAAAGCAGATAAGTTAAACATTTTTCTGCTTATTCTTGACTGTCTTGTACAAATCCTGTGAAGGATACACGAACTAGTTTCCTGCTGATTTTATTTTTTGGCTGACTTAACAGGGCATACTTATCAATCTTTCTGTCCTGTATACGGGGGAGACTCCTGCTGCATCCAGTTGTCTCTGTATGTAGAAATAACCTTCAATTTAATGGCTACCACAGTCTTTGTGATCAGGGCAACTCCATGCCCCACATCAACATCCAGTAGACAGTAATGTCAGACCTCTTCATACCATAGAATAGGAATTTTATATATCAGTGTAGTACTACAGTAGCATCACCATGTGCAGTGAATGTCGATAAATCCAATGATTGTCTTAATATCGGATACCTATCCTGGCAAGAAACAAGTGTCCACACATGGCAGCAGTGTTTTGAGGATTGAAGAAGGGGGACACTGCCTCCCTGAAGCATTGCTAGTGCATTCATACTGGTTTCCACCTTTTCTGTGCACTGTGCATACGGAGGACTACTTGTTTGGATGCACTAAGTGATGTGACTGTATGGGAGCCAATCGTGAAGCTTAAAGTTTTTTATTTAATTACAATAAACTTACAAATAGGAAAGGAAAGTAGATTGGGGTTGGGCACTGCTGGAATAAAgtgtttctatttttgttttttgtttttttgtttagtgTTCCcctttttgtttgttgtttttttaaattgcgtACCAAAAAAACCCTCATTTATCTACATTCTTCTTATTGCTGCGTGGATTGTATGAAGGATATCAGTGGTAAGTATTGAATTCGGAAAAGTGTTTAAATATTTCTTACTTACAGACTTCCAAACTGTAATAACCAACTTATATGTAAGGGCAGAATACTACATCTGTATGCCTATATGGCACAAAATTTGCTATAGTTAGGAGTCTACTGTATACATGCAGAGTTTGCGTGTTGCATGTTCAGCTCAGAAGGTCTGGGTGAGGGTTCCCCatataatacccccccccccccccccccaccccatcatAAAGATTGACGGCACACTTGAGTGATGCTTTGGAGAATGATGTGCTTGCCAATGTAGTTTTGTATTAAACTGTGGGATTCTATCACCTCTTCCGAAAACAGTGCTGTGATGGAACATCCCGAATAGAGATTACGGAAATCATTCACTGGCATTGGTGAAATGCCCATCATTTTGGGGTCTGTTTTACATGGACTCCATTCTTTTCTGTTATGTTTGGAGTATAAGATAGCGTAGTCTACTGTTACTCTGTACTCCTAATATAACAGACTTATGGAACCCTTGTCAAGCGATCTGTCCATGTCACTAATGCAATTGAATGGTTCTGTCACAGTGCAGTTTTGGCAGCTGTGACTGAATGCCACATCatagtgtgaaggaaaaaaaggaataaaccTAAAACTGTGGGAACCCTACCTTAGTTAGGTGTGACCTATTGTTCCAAAACTGCGGTATGTATCTGGAGGATAAGCCATAGTTGGAAATGGGATAACCCTTTAAGTAATTCTGTATCTTGCTAACTGCCCAGTGGCACAGCAACTAGTTTACATGCCAAAAATATCTGAAAAACAAGCACAAAATATGCCAGTCACATAAAGCTTGTTAATTTGTGAACAGCAAAGTTGACAAGTGTCTCTTTAATCAGAATTGCTTTTGTGTAGTGTGAAAACAAAATTAATTTTAATTATCGAACACTTCTTTTGTAGGATTTCATCGTAACGCTAATTTTTGCGATTCTGTGGCTTGTGAGTTCCTCTGCATGGGCTAAAGGCTTGAGCGATATAAAACATGTGACCAGCCCAGACACTCTAATTCATAATTGCCCGAAAGATTACAAATGCACCACCGGTTCTGAATCGCGCATGGGAAGTCTAAACATTTCTGTGGTATGTATATCTTGCATGTATGTTGAGGAATGGTTTGGAAGGCATATTAACCCTTGCAGAACACAGCTATTTGGGGACTTGTATTGCAACCGTCAACTGTCTCTGGTTTTGCAGTATATTTTGGGATTTAAGAAAATGGCTATTTTTCTTTCTCTGCACTTTGTAAAccacgcctttttttttttgcttttgacaggGCACTTTGAAGGATTGTATTTTGCAAGGGAAGTTGTTTTTTTGGCATCATTTTGGAGTATATGTATAACTTAACGctaatttattttcagaggaatgGAAAACCTATTCTGCCATTGTTTGTTTCAGTTCTTGCAGTACTCACAAATTGcgccaataccaaatttacaccccccccctccccttttaaatcttactacttttgcacactgAAAAATCAATTGCTTCAGTGTCGCCACATTCAAAAGAGCCAAagtacttgttttttgtgggatgatagAACAAAGCTATAACTTTGTAGTTTtcacttatataatttttttaaatgtacatacAGCATATTTACTTTGTGTGTTTTCCACCTGCAAAAAGAGATTCTGGCATAAATATATAATACAGCAGAAATTATTtgacccccattgcaaattgggTTTCTTT
The nucleotide sequence above comes from Eleutherodactylus coqui strain aEleCoq1 chromosome 2, aEleCoq1.hap1, whole genome shotgun sequence. Encoded proteins:
- the SYPL1 gene encoding synaptophysin-like protein 1 gives rise to the protein MNRLTQKMSGLQLNFSPLKEPLGFIKVLEWIFSIFSFATCGGYSGETSMNVTCHPSPNITQNELIVAKFAYPFRLNTVKFMVPSSPFCEQPWQEWHLTGDYSSSAEFYVTVAVFAFLYCIGALVLYLGFRHLYQDSRKLPLIDFIVTLIFAILWLVSSSAWAKGLSDIKHVTSPDTLIHNCPKDYKCTTGSESRMGSLNISVAFGFLNLILWAGNAWFVYKETNLHTEPPPSNPEQGPPPSSM